Proteins encoded within one genomic window of Rhizobium acidisoli:
- a CDS encoding CheR family methyltransferase: MAYDEQDSMEQQVNAAERDQHEQPLVVVGIAVSAQSLHSLEKIFSDIGVGLSASYLVAVYQQDGLSAATVLEMVGRQQRLAVTVAVDGERILPNHIYIGGSDDMMTLEDGHIRVRPASEPVGHRGTIDTMLISLAEHAHERAVAVVLSGLDHDGTAGVAATKKFGGLSIVELSEGEEGSSEEGRGAIAIADLRLPAQSIAAQIALYASNVTEEEEAGLDDEQPSAIEAQITQIATVLRNVTSHDFHGYKRGTFTRRVQRRMQVLQIGSIDAYIERLRASRDEVQNLFQDLLIGVTQFFRDPAEFDALEREIPRLFEGKEPTDQLRVWVLGCATGEEAYSIAMLLREHMATMDYPPDVQIFATDLDARALGIARAGRYSAAITSQVPPERLARWFVREGDTYCVVKELREMCIFSPHNIVKDAPFSRIDILSCRNLLIYLDGELQNRVIPIFHFALRPSGILFLGSSENVTRHAKLFAPIDRKNRLFRRLETATRIIPDFPLSPRPRSPDHALMVPPPILQTGRLSATISRQAEVVAERFAPAYVVVDSHYDVLHFSGRTGRYLEPASGTATLNLLSLAHRDLRLDMRSALQRATTEAVKVEVPRVLLRQDDRTYAVNVIVEPLGSGDVTSLIVLFQDAGQVAEGTAPDGGRLTSEEHVKRLETDLRVTRDRLQATIEELESTNEELKSSNEEYQSINEELQSANEEMETSKEELQSVNEELQTVNGELAHRVTELDRTNSDLKNLLEATQIATVFLDNDLRVRSFTPAATEIFHLLDTDVGRPLDHVVSRVAYPELMDDVRLVLRTLVPVDRKVSDPANDRHYAARALPYRSVDNYISGAVVTFTDLTATYEAEVALRRSEERLQRVLETDAVGVIFLNSEGVIFDANEVFLKMSGYSRSQMERAELHWRRLTPDEHLAETEAQMEAVKETGKIGPYEKEFFLADGTRRWMLFAGRDLGDGTIAEFCIDISARKQAQAALRQGEEQFRLFGEASSDVLWIRDAETLQWVYLTPAFETIYGVDREQAMTGNNFRSWSELIIPEDREQALLEIGRVRNGERVEFEYRIRRASDHEIRWLRSADFPIFGEDGNVRQIGGIGRDITDEKASADRTKVLVGELQHRTRNLMAVVRSMADKTMRSSTDLADFHERFRDRLDVLARVQGFLSRLQEGERITFDQLIRSELAAHGVPDGEMSRITLDGPEGVRLRSTTVQTMALAMHELGTNAAKYGALSQPQAHLAVNWRVELPDGDGKPWLHVDWRESRVKMPPAGSGPQGGGQGRELIERALPYQLDAKTSYIVGGDGIHCMISIPVSLSNLIEDDAHD; the protein is encoded by the coding sequence ATGGCGTACGACGAACAGGACAGTATGGAGCAACAGGTAAACGCGGCTGAACGGGATCAGCACGAACAGCCGCTTGTCGTCGTCGGCATTGCGGTTTCTGCTCAGTCGCTTCATTCGCTCGAAAAGATCTTCTCCGACATCGGCGTTGGCCTCAGCGCATCCTACCTTGTGGCAGTGTACCAGCAGGATGGGCTCAGTGCGGCGACCGTGCTTGAGATGGTCGGTCGGCAGCAGCGACTGGCCGTGACGGTCGCAGTCGATGGCGAGCGGATCCTTCCAAACCATATCTATATCGGCGGCTCGGACGATATGATGACCCTTGAAGACGGTCATATCCGCGTCCGGCCGGCCTCCGAACCCGTCGGACATCGCGGCACGATCGATACGATGCTGATTTCGCTTGCAGAACACGCGCACGAGCGCGCCGTCGCCGTGGTGCTTTCAGGGCTGGATCATGACGGTACTGCCGGGGTTGCGGCAACCAAGAAATTTGGCGGCCTCTCAATCGTCGAGTTAAGCGAAGGCGAAGAAGGGTCTTCCGAGGAAGGAAGAGGAGCAATCGCGATTGCAGACCTGCGTCTGCCGGCGCAAAGCATCGCTGCCCAGATCGCGCTTTATGCAAGCAATGTTACCGAGGAGGAAGAGGCTGGACTGGACGACGAGCAGCCGAGCGCGATCGAGGCGCAAATTACGCAAATTGCCACGGTCCTTCGCAATGTCACCAGCCATGACTTCCACGGCTATAAACGGGGTACGTTCACCCGGCGCGTCCAGCGACGCATGCAGGTGTTGCAGATTGGCAGCATCGACGCCTACATCGAGCGATTGCGTGCGAGCCGCGACGAAGTGCAAAACCTCTTTCAGGACCTGCTGATCGGCGTCACCCAGTTCTTTAGGGATCCAGCCGAGTTCGACGCCCTTGAGCGTGAGATTCCAAGACTGTTCGAGGGCAAGGAGCCGACCGATCAGTTGCGCGTCTGGGTACTGGGTTGCGCCACCGGCGAGGAGGCCTACTCGATCGCAATGCTGCTGCGCGAGCATATGGCGACGATGGACTACCCGCCTGATGTGCAGATATTTGCGACCGATCTTGACGCTCGCGCGCTCGGAATTGCGCGCGCCGGACGCTATTCCGCTGCGATAACCTCCCAGGTCCCGCCCGAGCGCCTTGCTCGCTGGTTCGTGCGCGAAGGCGACACCTATTGCGTCGTCAAGGAGCTGCGGGAGATGTGCATCTTCTCGCCGCACAACATCGTCAAAGACGCGCCGTTTTCCCGCATCGACATTCTGTCATGCAGAAATCTGTTGATCTATCTGGACGGCGAGCTGCAAAACCGGGTTATCCCGATCTTCCACTTCGCCCTCCGGCCGAGCGGCATTCTGTTTTTGGGTTCTTCTGAAAACGTTACCCGCCACGCCAAGCTTTTTGCGCCCATCGACCGCAAAAATCGCCTGTTTCGAAGGCTGGAAACGGCAACGCGCATTATTCCGGATTTTCCGCTCAGCCCACGCCCACGCAGCCCCGACCATGCGCTGATGGTACCGCCTCCGATACTCCAGACCGGTCGGCTGTCGGCAACGATCAGCAGGCAGGCTGAGGTCGTTGCAGAGCGCTTTGCGCCAGCCTATGTGGTCGTCGACTCACATTACGACGTGCTGCATTTTTCAGGCCGCACGGGCCGCTATCTCGAGCCGGCATCGGGAACGGCGACGCTCAATCTCCTGAGCCTTGCTCACCGCGATCTTAGGCTCGATATGCGCTCTGCCTTGCAGCGTGCCACCACCGAGGCCGTCAAGGTGGAAGTTCCAAGGGTGCTGCTGCGCCAGGACGATCGCACCTACGCCGTCAATGTCATTGTCGAACCGCTTGGCAGTGGCGACGTCACCTCGCTGATCGTTTTGTTTCAGGACGCCGGACAGGTGGCCGAAGGGACGGCGCCTGATGGCGGCAGACTGACAAGTGAAGAGCATGTGAAGCGGCTGGAGACCGATCTGCGCGTCACGCGCGACCGGCTTCAGGCGACAATCGAGGAACTTGAATCGACCAACGAGGAGCTGAAATCCTCCAACGAGGAATATCAGTCGATCAACGAAGAGCTGCAGTCGGCCAACGAGGAAATGGAAACCTCGAAGGAAGAATTGCAATCGGTCAACGAGGAATTGCAGACCGTCAACGGCGAGCTTGCCCATCGGGTTACCGAACTTGACCGGACGAATTCGGACCTGAAGAACCTTCTCGAGGCGACGCAGATCGCCACGGTTTTCCTCGACAACGACCTGCGTGTCAGAAGCTTCACGCCGGCGGCAACCGAAATTTTCCATCTGCTCGATACTGACGTCGGGCGGCCGCTCGACCATGTCGTATCTCGCGTCGCGTATCCCGAGCTAATGGACGACGTTCGCCTTGTCCTCAGGACACTGGTGCCCGTCGACCGAAAAGTCAGCGATCCCGCCAATGATCGGCACTATGCTGCCCGCGCGCTGCCTTATCGCAGCGTCGACAATTATATCAGCGGTGCCGTCGTCACCTTCACCGATCTGACCGCTACCTATGAGGCGGAAGTGGCGCTTCGACGCAGCGAGGAGCGCTTGCAGCGCGTCTTGGAGACGGATGCCGTCGGCGTGATATTCCTGAATTCGGAGGGCGTCATCTTCGACGCCAACGAGGTTTTCCTGAAGATGTCCGGGTACAGCCGCTCACAAATGGAGCGCGCCGAGTTGCACTGGCGCCGGCTGACCCCGGATGAGCACCTCGCCGAGACGGAAGCCCAGATGGAAGCCGTCAAAGAGACCGGCAAGATTGGGCCGTATGAGAAGGAATTCTTTCTGGCTGACGGAACGCGACGCTGGATGCTGTTTGCCGGACGCGACCTTGGCGACGGCACGATCGCCGAGTTCTGCATCGACATATCGGCGCGAAAACAGGCCCAGGCAGCTTTGCGGCAGGGCGAGGAGCAGTTCCGTCTGTTTGGCGAAGCCTCTTCCGACGTCTTGTGGATCCGTGACGCTGAGACGCTGCAATGGGTCTACCTGACGCCGGCTTTCGAGACCATCTACGGTGTCGACCGCGAGCAGGCCATGACGGGCAATAATTTCCGAAGCTGGTCTGAACTCATCATTCCCGAAGACCGGGAACAAGCGCTTTTAGAAATCGGCAGGGTGCGAAATGGCGAACGCGTGGAGTTCGAATATCGCATTAGGCGCGCCTCGGACCACGAAATTCGCTGGTTGCGAAGTGCCGACTTTCCGATTTTCGGAGAAGACGGCAATGTCAGACAGATCGGGGGCATCGGCCGCGATATCACGGATGAGAAAGCCTCTGCCGACCGCACGAAAGTCCTCGTCGGCGAGCTTCAGCACCGAACCCGCAACCTTATGGCCGTCGTCCGTTCGATGGCCGACAAGACCATGCGGTCGAGCACCGATCTGGCGGATTTCCACGAGAGATTCCGCGACCGGCTGGACGTGCTGGCGCGGGTGCAGGGGTTCTTATCGCGGCTGCAGGAGGGCGAGCGCATCACCTTCGATCAGCTAATCCGCTCCGAACTGGCGGCCCACGGCGTGCCGGACGGCGAGATGAGCCGGATCACCTTGGATGGTCCCGAAGGTGTCCGCCTTCGATCGACGACAGTGCAGACAATGGCGTTGGCGATGCACGAGCTTGGCACCAATGCCGCCAAGTATGGAGCGCTGAGCCAGCCCCAGGCCCATCTCGCCGTCAATTGGCGGGTCGAACTGCCGGATGGAGATGGCAAGCCATGGCTGCATGTCGACTGGCGGGAGAGCCGGGTTAAGATGCCGCCCGCCGGTTCCGGGCCGCAAGGGGGTGGCCAGGGCCGCGAACTTATCGAACGGGCGCTCCCCTACCAGCTGGATGCGAAGACGTCCTATATTGTCGGCGGTGACGGCATCCATTGTATGATCTCAATCCCGGTTTCTCTTAGCAATCTGATCGAGGATGACGCCCATGACTGA
- the coxB gene encoding cytochrome c oxidase subunit II → MKIAPACVLLLSGCAGAQSALDADGPSALAIENLIFLFLAVCGVAFVLVMGVMTWALVRGRNEPAGRPQTERSMGRVVAGAVVATFLVITFLTAASFYATPSLDRGKADPPTILVRGQQWWWQFSYLDADPAKTFQTANELHIPVGTDVRLRLEASDVIHSFWVPNLTGKQDLVPGRENVLTLNAAKPGVYRGQCAEFCGLQHSHMALLVIAEEPADYARWLDVQRGLATAPTDGEAAAGKLVFMSKPCAACHTIRGTEAVGTTGPDLTHIGSRSTIGAGLLDNTRGSISAWIADPQTLKPGNNMPLVPVTSEELRQLSAYMKGLQ, encoded by the coding sequence TTGAAAATCGCCCCGGCATGCGTGCTGTTACTCTCTGGTTGTGCCGGCGCGCAATCGGCGCTCGATGCGGACGGACCGTCCGCCTTGGCTATCGAAAACCTTATATTTCTGTTCCTCGCAGTCTGCGGCGTCGCCTTCGTGCTGGTGATGGGCGTCATGACCTGGGCTCTCGTTCGTGGAAGAAACGAGCCCGCTGGCAGACCACAGACCGAGCGTTCCATGGGCAGGGTCGTCGCCGGCGCAGTCGTTGCAACGTTCCTCGTCATTACCTTCCTGACAGCCGCCAGCTTCTACGCAACGCCGAGCCTCGATCGCGGGAAGGCTGATCCGCCGACGATCCTCGTGCGCGGCCAGCAATGGTGGTGGCAGTTCTCCTATCTCGACGCCGATCCTGCAAAGACCTTCCAGACCGCCAACGAGCTCCATATCCCGGTTGGGACAGACGTTCGCCTGCGCCTGGAGGCAAGCGATGTCATCCATTCCTTCTGGGTGCCGAACCTCACCGGTAAGCAGGACCTGGTCCCCGGACGTGAAAATGTGCTGACGCTGAATGCCGCCAAACCGGGCGTCTACCGCGGCCAATGCGCCGAATTCTGCGGCCTGCAGCATAGCCATATGGCATTGCTGGTTATCGCCGAGGAGCCGGCAGACTATGCTCGATGGCTCGACGTGCAAAGGGGGCTAGCCACCGCGCCGACTGATGGAGAAGCGGCGGCGGGAAAGCTCGTGTTCATGAGCAAGCCCTGCGCCGCCTGCCATACGATCCGCGGCACGGAGGCAGTCGGCACCACAGGCCCCGACCTTACCCATATCGGCAGCCGGAGCACGATCGGCGCGGGATTGCTGGACAATACGCGGGGATCGATTTCAGCATGGATTGCCGATCCGCAAACCCTGAAGCCGGGAAACAACATGCCGCTGGTCCCCGTCACAAGCGAAGAGCTGCGCCAGCTGAGCGCCTATATGAAGGGGCTCCAATGA
- a CDS encoding response regulator: MEKSNQSKLFSGKRILIVEDEYFLADETRRRLEDLGAVVVGPTSNVSRALDLIKKEQIDAAILDVFLGDELVFAVADELEARDINFVFATGYDPSHIPVKYKGFALCEKPAELEQIAVALFGPDGPDRLN, translated from the coding sequence GTGGAAAAAAGCAATCAATCGAAATTGTTTTCGGGAAAACGCATCCTGATCGTCGAAGACGAATATTTCCTTGCCGACGAGACGCGCCGGAGGCTGGAAGACCTTGGAGCGGTTGTCGTGGGACCGACGTCAAACGTTAGCCGGGCCCTCGATCTTATCAAAAAGGAACAAATCGACGCGGCGATCCTCGACGTTTTTCTTGGTGACGAGCTGGTATTTGCCGTCGCCGATGAACTGGAGGCGCGAGACATAAATTTCGTTTTTGCCACCGGCTACGACCCCTCTCACATCCCGGTCAAATACAAGGGGTTTGCGCTTTGCGAGAAACCAGCCGAGCTCGAGCAGATCGCCGTTGCACTTTTCGGTCCGGACGGTCCCGACCGACTGAACTGA
- a CDS encoding c-type cytochrome, protein MTDFFRGRSERQAAAIALTKGDPARAPVIFRRYGCSGCHTIPGIEGADGKVGGDLSGLRERVYIAGVLNNSADNLVDWIVAPQTYSPKTAMPATGISEKEARDLAAYLYAR, encoded by the coding sequence ATGACCGACTTCTTTCGGGGACGATCCGAAAGGCAAGCCGCAGCCATCGCCTTGACAAAAGGCGACCCGGCCCGAGCGCCGGTGATCTTTCGCCGATACGGATGCAGCGGATGTCATACCATCCCCGGGATCGAAGGTGCCGACGGCAAGGTCGGCGGCGATCTTTCCGGCCTGCGAGAGCGGGTTTATATCGCCGGTGTCCTCAACAATTCGGCCGACAATCTCGTCGACTGGATCGTCGCGCCTCAGACCTATTCTCCAAAGACGGCAATGCCGGCCACCGGCATATCCGAAAAGGAAGCGCGCGACCTGGCTGCCTATCTCTACGCTCGCTGA
- a CDS encoding response regulator, with protein sequence MTEGGILSGRHVLVVEDEFMLAEDLSQELAEAGAVVIGPAQSLERAIALLATPDILDAAVLDVNLQGVPVYPVADALLARHVPFIFTTGYDASVLPARFQSMGCCSKPIDMRRLMECLQTAIATARAV encoded by the coding sequence ATGACTGAAGGGGGGATTCTGAGCGGTCGCCATGTGCTGGTGGTCGAGGACGAGTTCATGCTGGCGGAAGACTTGTCCCAGGAGCTTGCCGAGGCGGGAGCCGTGGTGATCGGCCCGGCCCAATCGCTGGAGCGTGCGATTGCGTTGCTGGCAACGCCTGACATTCTTGATGCAGCGGTTCTGGACGTCAACCTGCAGGGAGTCCCGGTTTACCCGGTTGCGGACGCCCTTCTGGCGCGCCACGTTCCGTTTATCTTCACCACAGGCTATGATGCCTCCGTCTTGCCGGCGCGGTTCCAGTCAATGGGGTGCTGCTCCAAACCCATCGACATGAGGCGGCTCATGGAGTGCCTCCAAACCGCCATCGCCACCGCTCGAGCAGTCTGA
- a CDS encoding cytochrome c oxidase subunit 3, with protein MKERIALDLSKLPPHGMGSASLTFWGTSAFMLIEGTGFALAIAVYFYLMSLAPQWPIKAPPPDLLAGTILTLLLLLSVVPNMLVSRWAKQRDLRKVRAGLVVMAILGLLALIPRAFEFPALHISWDDNAYGSIVWTLLGLHTTHIVTDIVDTVVLACLMFSKHGDNARRYGDVEDNALYWNFVVLTWLPLYGCIYWVPRL; from the coding sequence GTGAAGGAACGTATAGCGCTCGATCTGTCAAAACTTCCCCCGCATGGCATGGGCAGCGCGAGCCTGACCTTCTGGGGCACCAGCGCCTTCATGCTGATCGAAGGCACGGGCTTTGCCCTGGCAATCGCGGTCTATTTCTACCTGATGAGCCTGGCGCCACAGTGGCCGATCAAAGCCCCGCCTCCGGACCTTCTTGCCGGCACGATCCTGACCTTGCTGCTTCTTTTAAGCGTGGTGCCGAACATGCTCGTATCGCGATGGGCAAAGCAGAGGGACCTCCGCAAGGTACGGGCGGGACTGGTGGTCATGGCCATTCTCGGCCTTCTAGCCCTCATACCCCGCGCCTTCGAATTTCCTGCGCTTCATATCAGCTGGGACGACAACGCCTATGGATCGATCGTCTGGACCCTGCTCGGCCTGCATACGACCCACATCGTCACCGACATCGTCGACACGGTCGTTCTTGCCTGTTTGATGTTTTCAAAGCACGGAGACAATGCCCGGCGCTACGGCGACGTCGAGGACAACGCGCTCTACTGGAACTTCGTCGTCCTGACCTGGCTTCCCCTTTACGGATGCATCTATTGGGTGCCCCGGCTATGA
- the ctaD gene encoding cytochrome c oxidase subunit I, producing MTWFGKTPSPADLAAGDEKAEALLRRTWSTPAGVLAALSTVDHKIIGRRYIATAFVFLMLGGVLALAMRLQLAFPEARFISADRYNQIFTVHGSNMMFLFAVPVMEAMAVYLVPLMVGTRNIAFPRLNAFSYWIFLAGGLLLWTSLALDTAPDVGWFAYVPLAGPQYGPGKRADIWAQMITFTEVSALAVAVEIVVTVFKLRAPGMSLDRIPIFVWSMLVTAFLVIMAMPAIMLASSSLILDRLVGTQFFNPSEGGDALLWQHLFWFFGHPEVYIIFLPAVGMVSAMISTFTQRPTFGYLPLVLAMIATGVLAFGLWVHHMFVAGLPRVGSSFFTASSMAIAIPAGTQIFCWLATLWDGRPIFKTPMLFIIGFLITFVIGGLTGVMVASVPFDTQVHDTYFVVAHFHYVLIGGSVFPLIGAIYYWFPKMTGRMMSERLGRWAFGLIFTGFHLTFFPMHMLGLQGMPRRVYTYPPELPWAGLNLFVSLSAVILAAGFLVFFIDVLRSVRHGPPAGPNPWNASTLEWAMPSPPPPYNFRHIPVVESLEPLWTSGEALPVATGLRLDRRELVVSSVTAGEPEARESSPADSIWPFLAAIATSIMLIASIFSPWAVVWGAIPVAITLTGWFWPKQTPEDES from the coding sequence ATGACATGGTTTGGTAAAACGCCCTCACCTGCCGATCTGGCTGCCGGCGACGAAAAGGCCGAAGCCTTGCTCCGGCGCACCTGGTCGACGCCGGCAGGCGTGCTCGCGGCGCTCTCAACCGTTGACCACAAGATCATCGGCCGGCGTTATATTGCCACAGCCTTCGTGTTTCTGATGCTCGGCGGCGTCCTGGCGTTGGCCATGCGCCTCCAGCTCGCCTTCCCCGAGGCCCGCTTCATCAGCGCAGACCGTTACAACCAGATCTTCACCGTACACGGGAGCAACATGATGTTCCTGTTTGCCGTGCCGGTGATGGAGGCGATGGCGGTCTATCTGGTTCCCCTGATGGTTGGCACCCGCAACATCGCCTTTCCCAGGTTGAATGCCTTCTCCTACTGGATCTTTCTCGCCGGCGGGTTGCTTTTGTGGACTTCGCTGGCACTCGACACTGCCCCCGATGTTGGATGGTTTGCTTACGTGCCACTAGCGGGCCCCCAATATGGTCCGGGCAAGCGGGCAGACATCTGGGCCCAGATGATCACCTTCACGGAGGTCTCAGCCCTTGCCGTTGCCGTCGAGATCGTCGTGACGGTCTTCAAATTGCGGGCGCCCGGCATGTCGCTCGACCGGATCCCGATCTTCGTCTGGTCGATGCTTGTCACCGCCTTTCTGGTCATCATGGCAATGCCGGCGATCATGCTCGCCAGCTCGTCGCTCATTCTCGACCGGCTGGTCGGCACGCAGTTCTTCAATCCGTCAGAAGGCGGCGACGCCCTTCTCTGGCAGCATCTGTTCTGGTTCTTCGGGCATCCGGAGGTCTATATCATCTTCCTGCCTGCCGTCGGCATGGTCTCGGCGATGATCTCGACCTTCACGCAACGCCCGACCTTCGGCTATTTGCCGCTGGTGCTGGCGATGATTGCAACCGGTGTCCTCGCCTTCGGTCTATGGGTGCACCACATGTTCGTGGCCGGGCTGCCGCGCGTCGGCAGCAGTTTCTTCACTGCATCGAGCATGGCAATCGCCATTCCTGCAGGCACCCAGATCTTCTGCTGGCTGGCTACGCTTTGGGATGGCCGCCCCATCTTCAAGACACCGATGCTGTTCATCATCGGCTTCCTCATTACCTTCGTCATCGGCGGGTTGACCGGCGTCATGGTGGCATCGGTGCCCTTCGATACGCAGGTCCATGACACCTATTTTGTCGTGGCCCATTTTCATTATGTGCTGATCGGAGGTTCGGTCTTCCCGCTCATTGGAGCGATCTATTATTGGTTCCCGAAGATGACCGGCCGGATGATGAGCGAGAGGCTTGGCCGCTGGGCCTTCGGGCTGATCTTCACAGGCTTCCACCTCACCTTCTTCCCGATGCATATGCTGGGCCTGCAAGGCATGCCGCGGCGCGTCTACACCTATCCGCCAGAGCTGCCCTGGGCGGGTCTCAACCTCTTCGTCAGCCTCAGTGCCGTCATCCTGGCGGCTGGCTTTCTCGTCTTCTTCATCGACGTCCTGCGTAGTGTCCGACATGGGCCTCCGGCCGGCCCCAATCCATGGAACGCCTCGACATTGGAATGGGCAATGCCCTCGCCCCCGCCGCCTTATAACTTCCGGCACATTCCTGTAGTCGAATCCCTCGAGCCGCTCTGGACGTCGGGTGAGGCGCTACCGGTGGCAACGGGATTGCGGCTCGACCGGCGTGAACTGGTCGTCAGCAGCGTCACAGCAGGCGAACCGGAAGCCCGGGAATCCTCGCCGGCCGATTCCATCTGGCCATTTCTGGCAGCCATCGCCACGAGCATCATGCTGATTGCCTCGATCTTCAGCCCCTGGGCGGTCGTCTGGGGAGCCATCCCCGTGGCGATCACGCTGACCGGGTGGTTCTGGCCGAAGCAAACGCCGGAGGACGAGTCGTGA
- a CDS encoding chemotaxis protein CheB translates to MSSSATRDIIAIGGSAGSGAVLRTLVADLPADLPASIFVSTHIPANSPGFLPEILSARSKLPVTQAVDGQPIERGHIYLAAPDRHLLLMGETIKFGAGPRENMVRPSIDPMFRSAALSFGPRVVGLVLTGMLNDGAAGLHAIKSNGGTALVQHPLDAEADQMPLAALEAVEIDHVAPAAELGRLLTGIAGSKAGPAIGEPSDDLRLEVEIAAGGRTGSAELRKIASPTAITCPDCHGVLSEVRGSRPLRFRCQIGHAYTADALAAHIDELDEAIRIAMRVMEERVTLVERMARDARDTGRTAVAELYEARAVEYKRYSATLRDAALTSLRHGRASRFQEV, encoded by the coding sequence ATGTCATCAAGCGCGACCAGGGATATCATCGCTATCGGCGGGTCGGCCGGAAGTGGAGCCGTCCTTCGAACACTCGTTGCCGACTTGCCTGCCGACCTTCCGGCAAGCATCTTCGTCAGCACTCATATACCTGCAAACTCTCCCGGGTTTTTGCCGGAGATACTATCGGCAAGATCAAAGCTTCCCGTAACGCAGGCGGTGGACGGTCAGCCGATTGAGCGCGGGCATATCTATCTCGCTGCCCCTGATCGGCATTTGCTGCTTATGGGCGAAACAATCAAGTTTGGTGCCGGCCCTCGGGAAAATATGGTCCGGCCCTCGATTGATCCGATGTTTCGTTCTGCTGCCTTGTCGTTCGGTCCGCGGGTGGTCGGGCTCGTCCTGACGGGAATGCTCAACGACGGAGCGGCTGGACTGCATGCGATCAAGTCCAATGGCGGCACTGCGCTGGTCCAGCACCCGCTCGATGCGGAGGCGGATCAGATGCCGCTGGCAGCGCTTGAGGCGGTTGAAATCGATCATGTGGCCCCGGCCGCTGAACTCGGGAGGCTTTTGACCGGCATCGCCGGAAGCAAGGCGGGGCCGGCGATCGGCGAGCCCTCCGACGATCTGCGGCTCGAGGTCGAAATCGCAGCTGGCGGCCGAACTGGCAGCGCTGAACTGCGCAAGATCGCCTCGCCGACAGCCATAACCTGCCCGGATTGTCACGGTGTGCTTTCAGAGGTTCGGGGGTCCCGACCGTTGCGATTTCGCTGTCAAATCGGCCACGCTTATACCGCTGACGCGCTTGCTGCACATATCGATGAACTCGACGAGGCAATCAGGATTGCCATGCGGGTGATGGAGGAGCGGGTGACACTGGTGGAGCGCATGGCCAGGGACGCCCGTGACACCGGCCGTACAGCCGTAGCCGAGCTCTATGAGGCGCGAGCAGTCGAATACAAGCGCTATTCCGCGACGCTGCGGGATGCTGCGTTGACGTCTCTTCGACACGGTCGCGCGTCGCGTTTCCAAGAGGTCTGA
- a CDS encoding cytochrome c oxidase assembly protein has product MRTGSAIVFFLTLAASQPAVAHEGHAHSTSLAWTADPWIIGPLGLSAILYASGSLRFRTRSPAGRRDFARRSLAFWLGWLVLAGALVSPLHWLGEQLFTVHMVEHELVMAVSAPLIVLARPAAMLLWGLPKTISREAGRAIATKTVRRTWNFLSRGTAATLVHGIAIWAWHAPVLFDAAIESVSLHRLQHLCFFATAILFWWSVIWKTNRGLAAWHLFLTMLHMSVLGALIALSPNVLYGLQTRGSANWGLSPLEDQQIAGLVMWVPAGIIYAAVALALAALWIRDSGKGGAGGTDIVAQ; this is encoded by the coding sequence ATGAGAACAGGAAGCGCGATCGTATTTTTTCTGACCTTGGCAGCAAGCCAGCCGGCGGTTGCGCATGAGGGCCATGCGCATTCGACCTCGCTTGCATGGACGGCCGATCCCTGGATAATTGGGCCACTTGGGCTCAGCGCAATCCTCTATGCCAGCGGCAGCCTTCGCTTCCGGACGCGGTCTCCTGCTGGCCGCCGTGACTTCGCGCGTCGGAGTTTGGCCTTCTGGCTTGGCTGGCTCGTTCTTGCCGGTGCGCTTGTCTCGCCGCTGCATTGGCTGGGAGAGCAGCTGTTTACCGTCCATATGGTCGAGCACGAACTGGTCATGGCGGTTTCAGCGCCGCTCATCGTCTTGGCGCGCCCGGCAGCGATGCTGCTTTGGGGGCTTCCAAAGACGATCAGTCGCGAGGCCGGACGGGCAATTGCCACAAAGACGGTGCGCAGGACCTGGAATTTCCTCAGCCGCGGCACGGCTGCAACGTTGGTCCATGGCATTGCGATCTGGGCATGGCACGCGCCGGTTCTCTTCGACGCAGCGATCGAAAGCGTTTCCCTCCACCGCCTGCAGCATCTTTGTTTTTTCGCAACCGCCATCCTGTTCTGGTGGTCTGTCATCTGGAAGACCAATAGAGGTCTTGCCGCATGGCACCTCTTTTTGACCATGCTGCATATGAGCGTTCTCGGCGCCCTCATCGCGCTTTCGCCAAACGTGCTCTATGGCCTGCAGACGCGAGGCTCAGCGAACTGGGGCCTCTCGCCGCTCGAAGACCAGCAGATTGCGGGCCTGGTAATGTGGGTGCCCGCAGGGATCATCTACGCGGCTGTGGCGCTGGCGTTGGCGGCCCTTTGGATCAGGGATTCTGGAAAGGGAGGCGCAGGTGGAACAGACATCGTCGCTCAGTAG